The Neoarius graeffei isolate fNeoGra1 chromosome 12, fNeoGra1.pri, whole genome shotgun sequence genome window below encodes:
- the LOC132895314 gene encoding cyclin-dependent kinase 9-like isoform X2, translated as MQRDKTGSSAVSGDKEVFKAKHRQTGKKVALKKVLMENEKEGFPITALREIKILQLLKHENIVNLIEICRTKTTQFNHYKGSIYLVFDFCEHDLAGLLSNANVKFKLSEIKKVMQMLLNGLYCIHRNKILHRDMKAANVLITRDGVLKLADFGLARAFSLAKNSQGNRYTNRVVTLWYRPPELLLGERDYGPPIDLWGAGCIMAEMWTRSPIMQGNTEQHQLSLISQLCGSITAEVWPGVDKKYELYQKIELPKGQKRKVKERLKAYVKDPYALDLIDKLLVLDPAQRVDSDDALNHDFFWSDPMPSDLKHMLSTHNTSMFEYLAPPRRRGHMPQQPANQNRNPATASQSEFDRVF; from the exons ATGCAGCGAGACAAGACCGGAAGTTCGGCGGTGTCTGGCGATAA GGAGGTGTTCAAGGCCAAACACAGACAGACTGGCAAGAAAGTAGCGCTGAAGAAAGTGCTTATGGAGAACGAGAAAGAAGGG TTTCCCATCACAGCACTGAGGGAGATCAAGATCCTCCAGCTGCTGAAGCACGAGAACATTGTAAATCTGATTGAGATCTGTCGAACAAAAA CCACCCAGTTTAACCATTACAAGGGCAGCATATACCTGGTGTTTGATTTCTGCGAGCACGATCTGGCCGGCCTGCTAAGCAATGCCAACGTTAAGTTCAAGCTGTCGGAGATTAAGAAGGTCATGCAAATGCTGTTGAACGGACTCTACTGCATCCACAGAAACAAG attTTGCACAGAGACATGAAGGCAGCAAACGTGCTCATCACAAGGGATGGTGTGCTGAAACTTGCTGATTTTGGTCTGGCGAGAGCTTTCAGTCTGGCAAAAAACAGCCAGGGCAATCGCTACACCAACAGAGTAGTGACACTGTGGTACCGACCTCCAGAGCTCCTGCTGG GAGAGCGTGATTACGGGCCACCCATTGATCTGTGGGGTGCAGGGTGTATCATGGCTGAAATGTGGACCAGGAGCCCCATCATGCAGGGAAACACAGAACAGCACCAGCTCAGTCTGATCAGCCAGCTGTGTGGATCCATTACAGCTGAG GTGTGGCCTGGCGTGGATAAAAAATACGAGTTGTACCAGAAGATAGAGTTGCCTAAAGGACAGAAGCGAAAGGTAAAAGAGCGTCTGAAGGCGTATGTTAAAGACCCATATGCTCTGGATCTGATTGATAAGCTGCTGGTGCTGGATCCAGCGCAGCGTGTGGACAGTGACGATGCTCTCAACCACGACTTCTTCTGGTCTGACCCTATGCCCTCTGACCTCAAAcatatgctctccacacacaatACATCCATGTTTGAATACCTGGCCCCTCCACGGCGCCGTGGTCACATGCCCCAgcagccagccaatcagaaccgcAACCCAGCTACAGCCAGCCAATCTGAGTTTGATCGTGTTTTCTGA
- the LOC132895314 gene encoding cyclin-dependent kinase 9-like isoform X1: MQRDKTGSSAVSGDKPDRETAIMSKYCDGVEFPFCDEFSKYEKLAKIGQGTFGEVFKAKHRQTGKKVALKKVLMENEKEGFPITALREIKILQLLKHENIVNLIEICRTKTTQFNHYKGSIYLVFDFCEHDLAGLLSNANVKFKLSEIKKVMQMLLNGLYCIHRNKILHRDMKAANVLITRDGVLKLADFGLARAFSLAKNSQGNRYTNRVVTLWYRPPELLLGERDYGPPIDLWGAGCIMAEMWTRSPIMQGNTEQHQLSLISQLCGSITAEVWPGVDKKYELYQKIELPKGQKRKVKERLKAYVKDPYALDLIDKLLVLDPAQRVDSDDALNHDFFWSDPMPSDLKHMLSTHNTSMFEYLAPPRRRGHMPQQPANQNRNPATASQSEFDRVF, encoded by the exons ATGCAGCGAGACAAGACCGGAAGTTCGGCGGTGTCTGGCGATAA ACCGGACCGGGAGACCGCCATCATGTCCAAGTATTGCGATGGCGTCGAGTTTCCTTTTTGCGACGAGTTTTCTAAGTACGAGAAGCTCGCCAAGATTGGCCAAGGCACCTTCGG GGAGGTGTTCAAGGCCAAACACAGACAGACTGGCAAGAAAGTAGCGCTGAAGAAAGTGCTTATGGAGAACGAGAAAGAAGGG TTTCCCATCACAGCACTGAGGGAGATCAAGATCCTCCAGCTGCTGAAGCACGAGAACATTGTAAATCTGATTGAGATCTGTCGAACAAAAA CCACCCAGTTTAACCATTACAAGGGCAGCATATACCTGGTGTTTGATTTCTGCGAGCACGATCTGGCCGGCCTGCTAAGCAATGCCAACGTTAAGTTCAAGCTGTCGGAGATTAAGAAGGTCATGCAAATGCTGTTGAACGGACTCTACTGCATCCACAGAAACAAG attTTGCACAGAGACATGAAGGCAGCAAACGTGCTCATCACAAGGGATGGTGTGCTGAAACTTGCTGATTTTGGTCTGGCGAGAGCTTTCAGTCTGGCAAAAAACAGCCAGGGCAATCGCTACACCAACAGAGTAGTGACACTGTGGTACCGACCTCCAGAGCTCCTGCTGG GAGAGCGTGATTACGGGCCACCCATTGATCTGTGGGGTGCAGGGTGTATCATGGCTGAAATGTGGACCAGGAGCCCCATCATGCAGGGAAACACAGAACAGCACCAGCTCAGTCTGATCAGCCAGCTGTGTGGATCCATTACAGCTGAG GTGTGGCCTGGCGTGGATAAAAAATACGAGTTGTACCAGAAGATAGAGTTGCCTAAAGGACAGAAGCGAAAGGTAAAAGAGCGTCTGAAGGCGTATGTTAAAGACCCATATGCTCTGGATCTGATTGATAAGCTGCTGGTGCTGGATCCAGCGCAGCGTGTGGACAGTGACGATGCTCTCAACCACGACTTCTTCTGGTCTGACCCTATGCCCTCTGACCTCAAAcatatgctctccacacacaatACATCCATGTTTGAATACCTGGCCCCTCCACGGCGCCGTGGTCACATGCCCCAgcagccagccaatcagaaccgcAACCCAGCTACAGCCAGCCAATCTGAGTTTGATCGTGTTTTCTGA